The genomic DNA GGCGAGGACCTCGTCGACGAAGACGACCGGCCCGTGCGCGGCGAGCCGCGCCCACATCTCCCAGTCGGCGGCGTGGGGGAGCGCGGTGTCGAAACCGCCCACCGCCTCGTACGCCGAGCGTCGCACGACGATGGCGGGCGCTCGGACGCGGTTGGAGAGCGCGAGGGAGTCGAGCGCGTCGGTCCACACGCCGGTCCCGTGGCGGTAGGAGCGGGTGGTGTGGGTCGGGGTCCCGTCGGCCGTGACGTCCTCGGCGCGGCAGACCGCGGCGACGGCCGACGGCTCCGCGGCGAGGGCCTGCTCCATCGCGGCGTAGAAGCCGGGCAGGACCTCGTCGTCGCCGTGCAGGAGGTGGACGAGCTCGCCGCGGGCCAGGAGGAGGCAGCGGTTGAACGTCCGGATCGCGCCGAGGTTGACCGGAAGGCGCACGTAGGTCACGCGACCGGCACCGAGGCGGTCCACCACGGCGGCCGGGTCGTCGGACGAGGCGTCGTCCACGACCACGACCTCGACGTCGGAGCGCCCGCCCAGCTGGGCCACCACCTCGGGGAGCGCGAGCGCGAGGTAGCCCGCGCAGTCGTGCACGGGCACGACGACCGACCAGCGCGGGCGGTGCGGCTCGGTGACCGGGAGCACGGGCGGGACCTGGGGCACGCGCGCAACGTAGCGGCGCCGGACCGTCCCGCCGAGGCCTCGGGACGGGGCGTCACCACCTGTTGGGCGACTGCACCTCCCGGGTTCACCGTCCGTTCAGCGGGGGCCCGGAGCATCGGTGAGGCAGGGACAGGACTGACCGGGCGGGCCGCGCAGACCCCGCCGGACGAGGGAGGTGGACGATGACCGCGATCGCCGAGCGCCCCCTGGGGCTCTGGCTGGACGAGCGGCTCTTCTCGTCCCCGGGGACCCTCGACGTGCCGCTCGCCATCGAGGTGGAGGCCCGCGGGCCGCGCCACGAGCTGGCGGTGGTCGTGCTGACCCAGTGCAACCGGCCCGAGGAGCTGCGCCGGGCGCTCGCCTCCGTGCGCGCCCAGCGCGGGGTCGACCTGCAGCTCGTGCTCGTGGTCAACGGCGCGCAGGCCGAGGACGCCGCCCGCCTGGTCGTGCCCCGCCTCGAGCAGAACGACCACTTCATCGTGCTGCCCGAGAACGCGGGCATCCCCGGCGGCCGCAACATCGGCGCCGCCGCAGCGGACGCGCAGGTCGTGATGTTCCTCGACGACGACGCCGAGCTCCTCGGGCCCGACGTGCTCGCCGGTGTCGTGGCGCGGTTCGCCGCCGACGACGGCCTGGGCGCGATGGCGATCCGCCTCGTCGACCACGAGGGCCTCACCCAACGTCGCCACGTCCCGCGGGTCGGGTCGCGCTCCTTCGCCCGCTCCGGCGAGGTGACCCACTTCATCGGCGCCGCGTGCGCCGTGCGCGCCGAGGCGTTCCACGCCGTCGAGGGCTTCGAGCAGCGCTTCTTCTACGCCATGGAGGAGTCGGACCTGTCCTGGCGCCTCATGGACGCCGGCTGGTCGCTCTGGTACGCCGCCGACCTCACCGCCTTCCACCCGCGCACCACGCCGTCGCGCCACCCGGGCCACGTGCTCCTCACCGCGCGCAACCGCTTCTGGGCCGCCTGGCGCTCGCTCCCGCTGCTGGTCGCGCTCGCGTACGTCTCCATCTGGACGGTGCTCGCGGTCGTCCGCGGCGGTGCCGCCCGTCAGGTGCTCGCCGGCTACCGCCAGGCCTGGGCGGCGCGGCCGCACCGGCGCCCGATGCGCTGGCGCACGGTGTGGCGCATGACCCGCCTGGGTCGCCCGCCCGTCCTCTGAGCGGCTGACGCCGCTAGTAGCGGGGCCCGCGACCCGCCCGTCAGCGGGCGCCCTTGCGGACGAAGAGGTGGACCTCCAGGCTGCGCACGGCGACGCCGGGAGCGGGGAAGAGCCGCTCCTCGGTGAACTGCTCGTGGAGCACGGCCATCTCGGCCGCCCCGACCTTGTCGGTGCTCCGCACCCGGAGGTTCTTGGTGCCGACGACCCACACCCGGTCCTTCGTGCCCAGCTCCTTGCGGATCTGGTCGGGGGTGTGGCTGGTGCCGCGGAGGTTCGCGGCCTGCACGGCCGACTTCTTGAGCGCGAGGTCGTCGAGACCGGCGTACGCGTCGGTGTAGGCCATGGCGCCGAGCCGGTAGGTCAGCGGGAGGAAGACCACGCCGTCCCCGGGCCGGGCGCCGGCCTTGACCACGGCGGCCGCGCCGGCGAAGTCCTGCGAGCGGGAGTCCGTCGTGCGCTCGTGGCGCAGCGCCGGCAGCTGGGCGACGGAGACGCCCAGGACGAGCACCGCGGCGACGACCGACCCGACGACGGCTCGCCCGGTCGCCCGCCCCGCGGCGCCCGCCAGCGCCTCGACCCCGCGGGCGGTGAGGAGCGGCAGCCCGACGACGGAGAACAGGACGTAGCGGACCTGGAACAGCGGGTGCACCAGCGAGGCGCCGAGCAGGAGCGCGACGGGGACCAGCAGCAGGGGCAGGGCGACGGCGGCGAGCCCGACGCCACCCTGGCGTCGCGCGCCGCGGACGGCCGCGACGGTGCCGACCGTCGCGAGGCCCAGCAGCACGAGGGAGAGCCAGAGGCTGGTCGAGAGGAACTTCTCCGTGAGGTCCACGAGGGTGTCCCACGTCGGCGAGGTCATGTAGCTGACCTGGCCTGACTGCTCCTGCGACGTCCAGGCGAGCGGCGCGACGCAGACGGCGCAGACCAGCCCGGCGACGACGAAGGCCCGCCACGCGCGCCACCCCGGCCGGACCAGCAGCATCGTCACGCCGTGGGCGACCACGGCCAGCACCGCGAACTCGTGCAGCAGCGCCGCGACGACGACCGAGCCCGTGTACGCCCACCACCACGCGCGCTTCTGGGTGGTGAGGGCCTGGACCAGGCACCAGGTGCCGAGCAGGACGGCCCCGGTCACGAGGGCGAACGAGCGCCCCTCCTGCGCGTAGTAGGAGACGAGCGGCCAGCCGGCGAGCAGGAGGCCGGCGAGGAGTCCCGTGCGGGGTCCGGCGAGCCGCACGCCGAGGGCGGCCGTCGCCCCGGCGGCGACGCCCATCCCCAGCACGGACGGGACGCGCATCCAGACCTCGCCGCCGCCGAGGGACAACCAGACGTGCATCGCGAGGTAGTAGAAGCCGTGGACGACGTCGATGTGGTCGAGCACGGCCCGGATCTGGTGGACCGGGCGGGTGGCGACGGTCCAGGTGGCCGCCTCGTCGAGCCACATCGACCCGCGGTCGAGGCCCCAGGCCCCGACGGCCAGCATCACCAGGACCGAGCCGACGACGACGGCCAGTCCGCGCCGCCGAGCCTTCGGCAGCTCGACGCCGCCGTCCTCGACGGAGGCCGGTCCGCTGTCGACGCGCTGCTGGAGGGAGGTCACGACGCAGGACGCTACGGTCGCGCAGGACGCTCGGCCACCGGCGCTCGCGGCCTGCACGGGCTCGTCCCCGAACGTTCACCTGCCCGTCCCGCGATCGTCCACCACCGGTCGGCGCGGGGTCACGACGCGCCTCCACGGTCGGGCACCAGCACCGCTCCCAGCAGCGCCGTGGTGCCGGCGAGGGGAGTCATGATGACCGGCACTGTCGCAGCCAGCCCGGGCAGCACCAGCCTCCTGCGGCGTCTGGAGACCGCGCTGGCCCCGGACGGCGGCGTCGCCGGCCGGCGGGCCCTCGTCGCCGCCGTGGCCGCGGCCGTGGTCGTCCCCGCGCTGCTCGTCGTGCTCAACGTTCTCCTCGTCCCGGTCACCGGGGCCTGGTTCGTCGGCCTGGTCGCCGGCCTCGTGCTCGACCTCCTCGCCGGCACGTTCGCCCTCGGCGTGGTGTCGCACCGGCTGACCATGCGCAAGCTCCGCGAGCAGCAGCGGGCCGTCCGCTCGGTCGAGCTGCGCACCCGTGCGGTGGAGGAGCGGGCCGCGCACGTCGAGAGCGCGCTCTACCCCGACGGCGCCCGGCGTCCGGTAACCGCCTCGCTGGCGACGCCGCAGGACCTGGCCGCCGCCAGTCGCAGCCTCGGCGACCGGCTGCAGGCCACGCAGAACCTCTTCGCCCTCGTGAGCCCGCGCGGCCCGGTGCCCCCGCTCACCGGCTTCGTCGCGTCACCGGACGTCCTGCTGCTGCTCGTGCAGAAGTTCCTCACGCTGCGGCCCTTCCTGACGCTCGAGTGCGGCAGCGGCACCTCGACGCTGTTCCTCGCCCTGGCCGCGCAGCAGCACGGCGTCGAGGGCCGCATCGTGTCGCTGGAGAGCGACCTCGCCTACGCCGAGGGCACGCGGGCGCTGCTCGCCGAGCACGGCGTGGCCCACCTGGCGGAGGTCCGGCACGCGCCGCTGGCCCCTACCGGTCTGCCCGACCACGACGCGCCCTGGTACGACCGGGCCGCGCTCGAGGACCTCCACGACGTCGGGCTCGCGTTCGTCGACGGCCCGCCCGGGAAGACGGGCCCGCAGGCCCGCTACCCCTTCGTCCCGCTGCTGGCCGACCGCCTCGCGCCGCGCTGCGTGATCGTCATGGACGACGCGAACCGCCGCGAGGAGCGTGGCGTCACCGAGCGCTGGCTGCCCCGCCTGGAGGGCTTCAGCCACCGCTTCCTCGAGCTGACCCGCGGCGCGGGCCTCTTCGAGCGGGGTCTCTGACCGAGCTGCGTCAGCCGAGCGTGGCGCGGACCTTGCGCTTGCCCCCGGGCAGGCGCAGCTCGCCGAGCCGCCGGCGCCGGACGAAGCGGCGGCGAGTGCCGTCCTCGACCGTGGCGAGGTGCTCGATGACGGCCGGCCGGTGACCGGCCAGCAGCTCGGGCTGCATCGCGTACGCGACCGCGGTCACGAGGCCGGGCAGGTCCACCACCGGCGGCGCCTCGCCCTCGGGCGCGCTGGTCCAGGAGCGCAGGTCCGGCACGAGCGCCTGCACGAGCGTGGCTCCGATGCGGCGCGGGTCGGAGAAGGGCGCCAGGCGCTTGAGGACCACGTCCGTGTCGAGCTGGGCGGCGCGGATCCCGTACGCCGCCTGCGCCACGACCAGGTCGGGCGCGGCCGAGCCGACGACGAACCGCACGGCGCCGGTCGCCAGCCACTGCTCGGCCGGGCTCTGGTCGTCGACCACCGTGAGGTCGGCGCGCACCTGCGCGGCGGCCTTCTCCAGCTGGCGCCGGACCCGCGGTCGCGTCCTCGGATCGAGGAGGAGCACCATCCGGGAGTGGCCGGCCTCCGCGCACCGCTGCACCAGCGCGACCAGCAGGTCGGTCTGGCGGTCGGCGTCCAGGGCGTCGTCCCAGCGCGCCGCGCTCCCGAGCACGAGCGTCGTCGGGTCGACGACCCGGCCGCCGTCGGGCAGCAGGGCGGCGGGCAGGGTGGCCGCGAGCGCGCGGAGGTCGTCCAGCGGGACGGGTGCGGCCGGGACGTGACGCTCCGCCAGCAGCAGCGGGGTGAGCCCCGGGACGATGTCGAGGTGGAGGACGCGGGAGACCAGCCGCGCGAACCGGCCGCGCACGAGGTCGGGCGTCGGGCCGTACGCGTCGCCGTCCACCGCGACGAGGGTGATGCTCACCTCGAGCAGCCGGCGGGCGAGCGCCCGGCCCGCCTCGAGCGAGGCGCTGCCCACCACGAGCTCGACCGGGGAGTCCTCGACCCGGCCGTCGCCGCCGAGGAGCTCGTCGAGCACGACGACCCGCTCGACGAAGCCCAGCTGCTCGGCCGTGCGTCGTGCGGCGCGCGACCCGGTGCCGGTCCCGACGACCAGCACCAGCGGTCCGGCGACCGGCAGCGAACCGGCGCGCCACGCCGCGGCCATGACCAGCACCTCGTGCGGGGAGGTGGCGACGAGGTAGCAGCGGGTGCTCACGCCTGCGAACGTAGGGGCCGAACCGGGCCGCAGGTGTCGTCGCCGGGAGCGCCCGGTGGACGGCGCGTGAACTCCTGGAGCCGCGCCACGGCCCGACCCGGTCGTCTGGGCCACTCCTTGCGTTCATCCGCTGTTGCCACAGACGATTCACAGGTGACAGCCCGGGCGGCTTGGATCCTGCCCACGGGGCCCGTACGGGGCCTCGCCGAGCAGCTGGACGGGTGGGAGCGGTCGTGACGGCAGGGACGCGTAGGCGATGGGCACGGGGGACGGCGGCGGTCGCCGTCACCGCGCTGGTGGGGACGGGGCTGAGCCTCGCCGCGCCGGGAGCGGCAGAGGCCAGGCCGCCGGTGAAGGACAGCCGGCCGACCCCCAGCCGGGTGGTCACCACTCCCACGCTGCAGGCGAGGGCGACGCTCTCGGCCGACTACTCGGCCCCGGGCCCGGACTCGGGCGCGCTCGCCACGCCGAACGGCCCGGTCAACGGCCGCACCGGCCCCTTCCGCGGGCAGGTCGTGCCGGGCTTCTCGGGCGTCGTCGCGAACGGGGACGGGACCTTCTGGGCGATGCCCGACAACGGGTTCGGCTCCAAGGCCAACTCGGCCGACTTCCTGCTGCGGGTCTACGAGGTCGCCCCCGACTTCGAGACCGGCCGCCGTGGGGGCGGGTCGGGCACGATCGACGTCGAGCGGTTCATCTCGCTGCGCGACCCCGACCACAAGATCAAGACCAAGATCGTCAACGAGGACACCACCGACCGGCTGCTGACCGGCGCCGACTTCGACATCGAGTCGATCGTGCGCCAGCCCGACGGCACCTTCTGGATCGGCGAGGAGTTCGGGCCCTACCTGCTGCACGTCAGCAAGAGCGGCAAGCTCCTGTCCGCGCCGGTGCCCTTCGTCGGCGGCAAGTCGCCCGACAACCCGACGCTCGCCGCGGGGGAGACCCCGGCGATCGGCAGCAGCCGCGGCTTCGAGGCGATGGCCGGCTCGAAGGACGGGCGCTACCTCTACCCGATCCTCGAGGGCGCGCTGAACGCCGACGCCGACAAGCGGCGCCGCCTGGTCTACGAGTTCGACACCAAGAAGCAGCGCTACACCGGCACGACCTGGGCGTACGAGACCGACACCGACGCGAACTTCGTCGGCGACGCCCACCTGGTCGGGCCCAAGAAGCTCGTCGTGCTCGAGCGTGACAACTTCGACGGTGCGCAGGCCGTGACCAAGCGCGTCTACGACGTCGACCTCAACCGGCGCGAGAACGGCTTCGCGCGCAAGCGGCTCAAGGTGGACCTGCTGCAGATCGCCAACCCCGAGCGGATCGGCACCACGACGTCGCCGGGGGCGTACGGGGTGGGCGCGAACTTCTCCTTCGCCTTCCAGTCGACCGAGACGGTCGTGCCGCTGAGCGGCGGGCGCTACCTCTTCGCCAACGACAACAACTACCCGGGCAACGCCGCGCGCTACCCGGGCCGCCCCGACGACACCGAGATGATCATCGTCGGCTTCCCGAAGGTGCGCACCGACGCCCCGGCGAACCGGCTCATCGGCCACCGCGGCGCCAGCGGCTACCGGCCCGAGCACACCCTCGCCAGCTACGAGCTCGCGATCCGCCAGTGCGCCGACTACATCGAGCCCGACGTCGTCCCCACGAAGGACGGCAAGCTCGTGGCCCGCCACGAGCCGAACATCACCGACACCACCGACGTGAGCACGCACCCCGAGTTCGCGGACCGCAAGACCACCAAGACCATCGACGGCTCCACCCAGACCGGTTGGTTCACCGAGGACTTCACGCTGGCCGAGCTGCGCACGCTCAGGACGAAGGAGCGGCTGCCGCAGCTGCGCACCGACAACACGGCGTTCGACGGTCTCTACCCGATCCCGACCCTGGACGAGGTCTTCGACCTGGCCCTGCACTCGCGCACCTGCGCCGGCAAGCCGGTCGGCGTCGCGCCCGAGACCAAGCACCCGACCTACTTCGCCTCGATCGGCCTCCCGACCGACGCCGCGCTGCTCAAGGAGCTCAAGGCGCACGGCTGGACGAAGAAGTCGGACCCGGTCGTCATCCAGAGCTTCGAGACGACGAACCTCAAGTCCCTGGCCAAGAAGTCCAGGCTCCCCCTGATCCAGCTCGTCGACTGCTCCGGGGCGCCGTACGACCTCAAGGCCGCCGGCGAGGCCACGACGTACGCCGACCTCGTCACGCCGGCCGGGCTGCGCGGCATCAAGCGCTACGCCGACCAGGTGGCGCTGTGCAAGGACCGGATGATCCCGCGCGACGCCGACGGCCGGCTGCTCGCGCCGACCACGGCCATCTCCGACGCCCACCGCGTGGGCCTGCGGGTGACGGGCTGGACCTTCCGGCGCGAGAACCAGTTCCTGCCGCTGCAGTTCCGCAGCAGCACCGTCGCGGCGGAGGTCGGTGACCTCGACGGCGAGATCAACGCCTTCCTCGACGCGGGCATGGACGACTTCTTCACCGACAACCCCGACGTCGGCCAGGAGGCCCGCTCCTAGGCCGCTGCCGACGCGCTGCGCACGACGGACGGCCGTCGCCCCTCACCGGGGCGGCGGCCGTCCTGCGTCTGCGGCGTCTGCTGGGATGGGCCCATGAACCTCGTCATCGGCCACCGCGGTGCCAGCGGCTACCGTCCCGAGCACACGCTCCTCGCCTACGAGCTGGCGATCGAGCAGGGGGCCGACGTCATCGAGCCCGACGTGGTGCCCACCGCCGACGGGCAGCTCGTGGTGCGCCACGAGAGCGCGATCACGGCGACGACCGACGTCGCCGACCACCCCGAGTTCGCCGGGCGCCGGACGACGAAGTCCATCGACGGCCGCGAGATCACGGGGTGGTTCACCGAGGACTTCACCCTCGCCGAGCTCCGCACGCTGCGGGCCGTGGAGCCGATGCCGGCGCTGCGCCCGCAGAACACGCCGTTCGACGGCCAGCCGATCTGCACGCTCGACGAGGTGCTCGACCTCGCGCGCCGCTCCCGGACCCGCGACGGGCGCCCGGTCGGCGTCGCCCCGGAGACCAAGCACCCGACGTACTTCCGCTCCCTCGGGCTCGGGGTGGAGGAGCCCCTGCTCGAGGCCCTCGCCGCGCACGGCTGGACGCGCGCCGACGACCCCGTCGTCATCCAGAGCTTCGAGGTCGGCAACCTGCGCCGGCTCGCCACGATGACCGACCTGCCGCTGATCCAGCTCGCCCACGTCAGCGGAGCGCCCTTCGACCTCCAGAGCGAGGGCGACCCCCGCACGTACGCCGACCTCGTCAGCCCGACGGGGCTGGCCGAGATCAAGACGTACGCCGACCAGCTCGGCCTGCACAAGGACCTCATGATCCCGCGCGACGCGGACGGGCGGCTCCTCGAGCCGAGCCCGGTGCTGGCGGACGCCCACGAGGCCGGGCTGCGGGTGACGGGGTGGACCTTCCGCCGCGAGAACCGGTTCCTCCCGCTGCAGCACCGCCGCGGCGAGACGCCCGACGCGCCCGGCGACCTCGGTGCGGAGATCACGGCGTTCCTCGCGGCGGGCATGGACGACTTCTTCACCGACAACCCCGACGTCGGCGTCGCCACGCGTGCCGCCTTCCTCGGCTGATCCGCCGGCTGGTCCGAGCGGAGGCCGGCGCCCGACGTTCGTCGCCTGGGGTTCGTCCGGCGTTCACGTTGCTCTGGCACGTTCCTGGGGTGACTGAGCACCAGGTGCTGGGCCCGGCGAGCGCCGGGTGGAGCGACTACGTCGGCACGGCCGCGGCGGAGGACGCCGTCGCCACGCTGGGCTCGCCGAGCCTCTACGAGCTGGCCGGCGTCGACCGCGAGCGATGGACCATCCTCGGCATCGACATCGCCGTGGACGCCACCACGTCGGTGACCGTGTACGCGTTCGACCGCCAGTCCTCCGGGCTGGTCAGCGTCGACGAGATCGAGCGCCTCGGCTGGGAGTCCGGCCAGATCCCCGTGTCGGCCTTCCCCGTGAGCGCCGACCGGGTCGACGCCTTCATCGAGGACGCCTTCAAGCGGCTCTCCATCCGCCTGGTCGCCCGCACCGTGCGCGACCAGGCGCTCGTCGTCCACGACTGAGCAGGGCCGCTCCCGGCCCCGGCCCGGACCCCGCCCTCCGGGCGTGCGGACCCTGCGCGCACTGTGGGGGGTCAGGGCCACCAGGCCTGGCCGAGGAGGCCTGATGACCGGAACCGTCGTCCTGATCGTGATCGTCGTGGTGGTGCTGATCGCCGTCGCGGTGCTCGTCCCGCTGCTGAGACGCAGGGGCAGGACGCGGGGCGCCAGCGCCTCGGCCAGGCTGCCCGCGCTCGGTCAGATGGGCGCCAACCCCAACGCCGCCCCGAAGGACCACAACCGCACCCCGGCCGACCCGCCGGCCCCGCCCGTCTGAGCCGGCTCGGCGCAGACTGATCGCCTGAAACAGATCGCCTCAGACAGATCGGCCCCGACCGTCCGCGGTCGGGGCCGATCTTCGTCCTGGGGCGGTCGCGCCCCCTATGGCGTCGGGTCGGGCGCGGGCCCGCGGTCGACCCGGGTGATCCGGGCCTCGCCCGCCCGGCGCCGCAGCGTGATCCGGTCGATCTCGCTGTAGGCCTCGTTGGTCCCGGGCAGCGCGTCGGCGAGGGTGCGGACCGTGAACGTCGTCTGGTGGCCCTGCCGCGCCGGCTTCACGTCGATCGCGAGGAAGGCGTACGCGTCGTAGCGCACCTGCGACCACTCGACGACCTCCGGCACCTTGGTGCCCTGCAGGTAGCCCGACGCGTTCTTGGCCGAGCCCTCGGCCGACCAGTAGTAGCTGTTGACCACGTTCTCGGTGTTGTTCTCGGTGGTGTTGGCACCACCGGCCGGGGAGTAGCCGCGGTAGCGCTGCCCCTCGGGCAGCAGCTGCGCACCGGTCGGGGTGACGCCCTCGGGGGCCGGTGCGTCCGGACCCGGGGCCGGACGGAACGGGTAGCGCGGTCGGCCGCCGCTGCCGACGCAGATGTAGGTGACGCCGTCGGTCGGCGGGTGCAGGACCGAGCCGTCGGGTGCGCTGCGGGTCCGCCTGCCGTAGCGGATCGGGTCGGTGCGCTCGAGCAGGTGGTTGTGCCCCTGCACGACGAGGTCGACCTGGTAGCGGGTGAAGAGCGGGTCCAGCGCGTCGCGCAGCCCGCCGTCGGAGGCGTGGTTGTTCGTCGTCGAGTAGGCGCAGTGGTGGAAGAACGCGACGACGAAGTCGATGCCGTGGGCCTCGTCGGGGTCGGTGCGCCAGCGCTTCAGCGTCCGCTCGAGCCAGGCCAGCTGGGCGCCCTCGGAGTAGCCCCGGTTCGTCTGGATCTCGTTGCTCAGCTCGTTCGCGTCGACCGAGATCACCGCCACGTTGCCGTAGACGAACTGGTAGACCGACGGGCAGCCCTTCGGCCCGTTGGTCGGCAGGTCGAGGCGGTCGAGGTGGCCGCCGTAGCCGTGGGTGGGGCTGTCCCCGAGCTGGCGCGTGTTGCCGTAGAGCGGCTCCATGTCGTGGTTGCCGGTAGCGAACATCCAGGGGGTGAAGGCGGCCTGGCTCTCGATCTGGTTGAGGAAGACGTCCCACACGTACGGGTTGTAGGGGTTCGTGCCGGGCGCGGACGTCCCAAGGGGGGTGTGGGAGTCGTCGGCCGGCAGGCCGCTGCCGCCCGGGTCGGCGTAGCAGATGTCCCCGGCGAGCAGCGTGAACACCGGCCGCTGCGAGGCCATCAGGTTCGTCTGCGTCGCGGCCGGGTGCGGGTCGCGCCCGCTCGTCCCGGCGACGGGGTCGCCCGCGGCGTAGTAGTTGTTGTCGAAGACGCCGTTCGGCCAGGTGCCGCCCGCGTCGGTGACGACCTTCGGGTCCTGCCCCCAGGCGTACTTCGGGTCGGTCGGGGCGTTGTTGGTGCCGACGTCGGCGAAGGCGGTGAAGGTGAACTCGTCGGGCACCTCGCTGGCGTGGTTCCGTCGGCCGCGCGCCGGCTTGGGAGCCGTGGTGAAGTACGCCGTCCCGCTCGTCGCGCCGTCCGACAGCCGCAGGCGGTAGTGGTGGACCTGGTCGGCCCGCAGGTGGTCGAGCACGGCCTTGGCGTAGAACTGGCTGCCGACCGGGCCGCCGGGGATCGCGTACTGGCCGACGAGGTGGACGATCTCGGCCTCGTAGCGCTGGCCGTAGCGTCCGGGCTCCGTGCCCACGTCGACGAAGCAGCGCAGCCCCGACGGCAGCGAGCCGGTCCGGCTGACCAGCTGGGCGGTGATCGCCATGGCGTTGTCCGGCCGGCCGTGCCGGCCCTCGACGAACGAGAGGTGGCGCCCCGAGATCACCGTCCCGGACGTCCCGGCCGTCCCTCCGCCCGCGGCGAACGCCGCGTTCGCCAGGCCGAACTGGGCGGCGGCGTACCCGCCGGCCCCGGCCATCACGGCCTTCAGGACGCTGCGGCGGCTGACCGACTGCCGGGCCAGCTCGCGTGCGTTCCACTCGGTGTACTCGTCGATGGTGACGGGCTGTCCGCCCTGCTCCAGGAGGCTCACGGTTCTCGATCCTCGTCCCGAGGGGCATCAAGAATCATCGAACGGCTATGCAACGGTGGGTGAACGTTCGGGGTCGGTGCGGGCGTGGGAGGCTGCCCGGGTGGTGGGGCAGACGATGGTCCGGCAGGTCGTGGCGCTGGGCGGCGGCGGGTTCGGCGAGGGCGTGGACGCCGACCGCGGGCTGGAGGACACGCTGCTCGGGCTGACCGGGC from Microlunatus sagamiharensis includes the following:
- a CDS encoding glycosyltransferase family 39 protein, yielding MTSLQQRVDSGPASVEDGGVELPKARRRGLAVVVGSVLVMLAVGAWGLDRGSMWLDEAATWTVATRPVHQIRAVLDHIDVVHGFYYLAMHVWLSLGGGEVWMRVPSVLGMGVAAGATAALGVRLAGPRTGLLAGLLLAGWPLVSYYAQEGRSFALVTGAVLLGTWCLVQALTTQKRAWWWAYTGSVVVAALLHEFAVLAVVAHGVTMLLVRPGWRAWRAFVVAGLVCAVCVAPLAWTSQEQSGQVSYMTSPTWDTLVDLTEKFLSTSLWLSLVLLGLATVGTVAAVRGARRQGGVGLAAVALPLLLVPVALLLGASLVHPLFQVRYVLFSVVGLPLLTARGVEALAGAAGRATGRAVVGSVVAAVLVLGVSVAQLPALRHERTTDSRSQDFAGAAAVVKAGARPGDGVVFLPLTYRLGAMAYTDAYAGLDDLALKKSAVQAANLRGTSHTPDQIRKELGTKDRVWVVGTKNLRVRSTDKVGAAEMAVLHEQFTEERLFPAPGVAVRSLEVHLFVRKGAR
- a CDS encoding glycosyltransferase family 2 protein, with product MPQVPPVLPVTEPHRPRWSVVVPVHDCAGYLALALPEVVAQLGGRSDVEVVVVDDASSDDPAAVVDRLGAGRVTYVRLPVNLGAIRTFNRCLLLARGELVHLLHGDDEVLPGFYAAMEQALAAEPSAVAAVCRAEDVTADGTPTHTTRSYRHGTGVWTDALDSLALSNRVRAPAIVVRRSAYEAVGGFDTALPHAADWEMWARLAAHGPVVFVDEVLARYRRHAASDTSARVRSGANVRERVTATEAVLAHLPAPRRDGLRRRAMAYAAVFAGRTALQLARTGRWRAAAVQSREALRCLVVLPRGGRARPA
- a CDS encoding class I SAM-dependent methyltransferase, which codes for MTGTVAASPGSTSLLRRLETALAPDGGVAGRRALVAAVAAAVVVPALLVVLNVLLVPVTGAWFVGLVAGLVLDLLAGTFALGVVSHRLTMRKLREQQRAVRSVELRTRAVEERAAHVESALYPDGARRPVTASLATPQDLAAASRSLGDRLQATQNLFALVSPRGPVPPLTGFVASPDVLLLLVQKFLTLRPFLTLECGSGTSTLFLALAAQQHGVEGRIVSLESDLAYAEGTRALLAEHGVAHLAEVRHAPLAPTGLPDHDAPWYDRAALEDLHDVGLAFVDGPPGKTGPQARYPFVPLLADRLAPRCVIVMDDANRREERGVTERWLPRLEGFSHRFLELTRGAGLFERGL
- a CDS encoding esterase-like activity of phytase family protein — encoded protein: MVTTPTLQARATLSADYSAPGPDSGALATPNGPVNGRTGPFRGQVVPGFSGVVANGDGTFWAMPDNGFGSKANSADFLLRVYEVAPDFETGRRGGGSGTIDVERFISLRDPDHKIKTKIVNEDTTDRLLTGADFDIESIVRQPDGTFWIGEEFGPYLLHVSKSGKLLSAPVPFVGGKSPDNPTLAAGETPAIGSSRGFEAMAGSKDGRYLYPILEGALNADADKRRRLVYEFDTKKQRYTGTTWAYETDTDANFVGDAHLVGPKKLVVLERDNFDGAQAVTKRVYDVDLNRRENGFARKRLKVDLLQIANPERIGTTTSPGAYGVGANFSFAFQSTETVVPLSGGRYLFANDNNYPGNAARYPGRPDDTEMIIVGFPKVRTDAPANRLIGHRGASGYRPEHTLASYELAIRQCADYIEPDVVPTKDGKLVARHEPNITDTTDVSTHPEFADRKTTKTIDGSTQTGWFTEDFTLAELRTLRTKERLPQLRTDNTAFDGLYPIPTLDEVFDLALHSRTCAGKPVGVAPETKHPTYFASIGLPTDAALLKELKAHGWTKKSDPVVIQSFETTNLKSLAKKSRLPLIQLVDCSGAPYDLKAAGEATTYADLVTPAGLRGIKRYADQVALCKDRMIPRDADGRLLAPTTAISDAHRVGLRVTGWTFRRENQFLPLQFRSSTVAAEVGDLDGEINAFLDAGMDDFFTDNPDVGQEARS
- a CDS encoding glycosyltransferase family 2 protein yields the protein MTAIAERPLGLWLDERLFSSPGTLDVPLAIEVEARGPRHELAVVVLTQCNRPEELRRALASVRAQRGVDLQLVLVVNGAQAEDAARLVVPRLEQNDHFIVLPENAGIPGGRNIGAAAADAQVVMFLDDDAELLGPDVLAGVVARFAADDGLGAMAIRLVDHEGLTQRRHVPRVGSRSFARSGEVTHFIGAACAVRAEAFHAVEGFEQRFFYAMEESDLSWRLMDAGWSLWYAADLTAFHPRTTPSRHPGHVLLTARNRFWAAWRSLPLLVALAYVSIWTVLAVVRGGAARQVLAGYRQAWAARPHRRPMRWRTVWRMTRLGRPPVL
- a CDS encoding glycerophosphodiester phosphodiesterase encodes the protein MNLVIGHRGASGYRPEHTLLAYELAIEQGADVIEPDVVPTADGQLVVRHESAITATTDVADHPEFAGRRTTKSIDGREITGWFTEDFTLAELRTLRAVEPMPALRPQNTPFDGQPICTLDEVLDLARRSRTRDGRPVGVAPETKHPTYFRSLGLGVEEPLLEALAAHGWTRADDPVVIQSFEVGNLRRLATMTDLPLIQLAHVSGAPFDLQSEGDPRTYADLVSPTGLAEIKTYADQLGLHKDLMIPRDADGRLLEPSPVLADAHEAGLRVTGWTFRRENRFLPLQHRRGETPDAPGDLGAEITAFLAAGMDDFFTDNPDVGVATRAAFLG